TTCAGTGCAAGAACAAATATAACCGCCAGGAGTGTTGTTGCAATTTTGGTCACAAtaaaacatttcacattcatcTATGTCGAtgcaaaaatattttgttgCCCTCTCTTCTAGAATGAAACCACGTGGACAGTCACACTGAAATGGGTTGTTAGGGTCACAGGACACAGCAGGACATTCCCAATCTTGACAATGAAGTGAACATTTATCTCTGTTCTCTGGTGATACTTTGTATCCCTCCCCACATATACAGTAATAACTGCCTTCCGTGTTAACGCAATCATGTTCACATGGTGCAGATACACATTCATCATAATCTTCACAAGTGTCCTTTCCCTTCTTGAAGCCATCTCTACATTCACACTCAAAGCCTCCGTCAGTGTTGACACAGTAGGAATGTTCTTCTGGGCAGAGTCTATCATCAGCACATTCGTTGATGTCCTTACATGTCTTTCTGTCTTCACTGAGTTTAAATCCAGAGTTACAATGACACtcgtggtcatctccaatcactgAACATTTGTGTGAACATCCTGCTTTTTGACAAGGGTCATCTGGTACTTTATAACAGCTTATTGCATTACTCTGAAGTCTGAAGCCAGGtggacatgtgcacatgtttacaTTATTCTTCGTGATGCAGCTATGGTCACAACCACCATTATACATGTCACAGATCCAAGGTGCTTCATACCATTTACCACCTACACAGATGAGTTTTGTTCCCAAATCCTGGCGTGTTGCATAAGTGCTATTGGGAACTTCAGTGAGGTCCTCTCTTGAAAATCCTAAAGGGGTTTTGTATAAAACTGGTGATCCGGACTTAAACCGTTCGCACTTAACAGTATTATTGTGCTCACACAAATATCCTTGAATTGCATCATTACAATGTCTTTCTGTCCACTTTAGATCATCTTTTGATTGTGACACGCATCGCTGGGAGCATACCTTTTCAGCACTTTTCCAATTTGTGAAATTAGTTATTTTATCTCCCGTTATCCATGCGTATCCTTTCAGATCAAGCGACGTGTCAGCGCAGTTCTCTCCCGTGTGTCGTAAACCAATCCAAAAGTGTCCTTGAACACCAGTCAATAGATCTGAAAGTACGTCGTCGGCCACAGTGCTCCGTACGGTCATTAAATATCCTCCCTTCTGCTGGCAAGATTTCTGGGCTGAATTGAAGTCCACAGTTTCTGTATAAACAGTAAAACATTTCGCACCAACGCAGTAACCGTTAGTTGGCTTCCCCCCCAGAACTCTCACAAGTGCAAACGCCATGACTACGCCTATAAAGTTCTTCATATCTCTGTGAAGGAAATGTCGTTGTCTAGTTAGATATTAGGCTTACGCTTTACAACGCTACGTTTTCGCCTTTCACCGTTCTGTCTATTCGTACACACGGCTCCTGTGTTTCTACCGCTGCTTTTATAGCAATTGCCATGTCTGAAAAACTGGGAGGAAGTTCGGTTGAACTGGCGCAGCTCCCGAATCGTCAGGCAACTTTCTCCATGTCGGGCATTTCGCAGctacacaacaccccacagGACCGACCGCGTTATTCCCCACAAACCCGGCACTGCTAGTCATTTGAGAATTATTCGTTAGAATTATGAGTATATATTATCTCCCTGCAAACGTGCACGACTTTTAATAGCAGGAAAGTCAGATAATAGGAAAGAAGAATGAAGATGGTGCTGAGATTCGTGTCATGTATGCACGGGCGAGTCCACGTGTCGGACCATCTGCCGAACTACTTCATCCACAAATAGGTACAtgaaacatgaaacatgaaCATGAAATGGATCTTACAGAAAACCTGTTACACCGCGCATATGTCTTAtcgattcagatcacagaaatACTGTAAACCCGCGAAAAACGGCACAAGGTTTATTAtttataagaaaaaaaaaaatgtgttttattgCCATCAGAACGAACAATTGCCTTCGAGCAAACGATTACACAGTCAAGAATATAATGACGAGGAAAGATGACTTGAATAGCATTTTCTGCACAGTTGTGATTCAAATTGCTTTACATAGGCAGAATAACTGAAATAAAACGCTTGTCACAATTTTTACAAAGTAagcataaataaaaacattttaattattattaaataatattaataaaaatcaCAGACTCTATTGCAGTTCATGCAAAAGCTATTCCACTAGAATTTAAGGCCTTTTGGTATACAACTTTGTAATTTGGTGCAATTGTTATATTTTAGCAGTCAGCAAAGGTTTGCTGATTCTGGAAAATGTTCTTTATACCTAAGAACTGCAGTGATCATACGGAAGGAAACTGAGTAATGTCTTgtgacacaggaacaggaacaggaaAGTTTAATGGAATCACTTGAAACCTGGAATATAAGAACAGAGATTGGCACCAGTGGAAGCAGACGGGGTGGGCCACTGTGGGCTGTGATTGAACATCACATCATGCTTTGTGAGGGCCACATTGTATCAGACTTTCCACAGTTACATTGTGACGGGTATCCTCCATGAAGTAAAAATAGTATGTGGCCCTGATTGATGGGGTTGAGGTGGTGGTCAAGTATTCATGTGGTGATgccactgatgtgatgaaaaagccGGGAAGCACTCTGCGACTTTTCTGAATGTAGTTTCGCTTAGGAAATGGCTACATCTGAGGATGATGATGGCTTCATCTGAGGATGATGATGGCTACATCTGAGGACGAGTTATGCAGAGAGTTTATCACACAGAAAACTGCTTCTCCAATTTGGTCATCTTGTTTCTTTTCCatctttgtttttttcccctatattttcagatttttttcTTATTGCTGCTGTTTATTTCTGCAAAGTTATTTCTGGCTTGTTTGTGCTCTACAATTGTGTTATGTTCTAGAATGGTGTTAGTTATGTTCTAGAATGGTGCTTGGACATGGAGATACACTCATAACTGAACTATCACGACTTTCATGTATGTTGAGTTATTGAACAAACCTAGAGAAATACATAAGTGTGCTTAGGTCAAAACTCCTTCCTGACATCAAAGAAAAAATATAGGGAGGATATTGTTCTTTGCTGCCTGGAAACATTAGATACAGCACTGTTGTTAAAATAACACCATGTGCAAGATACTGGgttaaaaaaacagatttacgTCCTCACAAACTCCCATCAAATCAGGGGATGTAAGTATTTCCATGGACTAATGAGGTTGTATAGATTCTGCATTCATTTGAGGCTCTAGGCTGGTTGCTCAAAATCTTTCTTGTGATAAGAAAATAATTTTCCTTTCAGCAGATTGATATATTGTTGTCTGTTCTGTAGATTGTTTTCCTAGACATAAAAATCCATTTGTTCATTTCACAAAGACAAATTGGAAAGAAATTGTCTTGATGTAACATATATGTATCTCTGTGTTGTTTTCAACTGGAATCTCATTGTGTAATCTCAATGATTTATTGCACTCAACCAGTTGAATAAAGGCTGTCTGCTGGTTTGCTGTGGTTAACCAGGCTTACTGTAGAAAAACAAGAATGTGCTGGAACACGACGTTACCGACAGATCCTAGCTCTCCCAGAGCTCATCTGCAGGGTTTTAAAGTGACAGAGGAAGACATACAATGCTTGTGGCTAACATAAATGTTTGAACATTTAGAAGGATTCATTGTAACAATCAGAACCATCCAGAAGTGTAAACAAGTGTAAACTGTTTTACTCTGAAAGTGTAATGAGTTCTCAATAGTGTGAAATACTTGAACATTTTATGGCCCACAATAATGTACGCACAATCCTGTAAGTTAAAGTTGGCATCCTGCACCAAACCTCTTTGTGCTGCCTGAAGAAGACTCcccatttatttaaacatttattttaaacaaatttaaataattaattttcaAATAAATTTACATTTCATTAAATCTTAACAAATTTGCTAAATGTAGTGACATATATTAATAAATTAAACATATAATCTATTAAAATAGACTTATACATTATTTAGAGATTTATACCTATGGAAGATTATGAGTAGATTATTAAAACCATTGGATAGATTAATGAATagattaacaacaacaaaaaaactatACCACAACAAACAActcatacaaataaataaacctcCTCCTAGCTCAGACTTACACAGTTTTCAGTTAGGCTGCAAGCATATTATCTGGAACATGCTTGGGTAGCCTGACTATGTAATGACACTTGTTTTCTTGTGTAGGTGTAATATGTATCAGCCAAGCTCAGCACAGCTTATCAGATATTCTGTCCAGTTACTGCCCTTCCTCCTGATGTGAGTCTATGACTATGAAAGCATTAGAAAGTCATTAGGTTTGTCATTAGAAAAATAATGGAAGAGGAAATTGGTGAACATACATCATTTTCTTATCAGAGCTTGTTACACATTGTCTTCAGTCTTTGATATATAATCTTTTTTACTTGCTTTGAAAGTTTCAGAATCTTGACTGTGAGCAAGAATACAACCCTGTTCACTTCTTTCCTTTAAAACGATTATTTTGGTGGTTGAATTCTGACGTCAAACATATTTTTCGTTTGTGCTCACCCCTTCCCACCCAGTACGACGTAGTAATAAAATCCTGAACATATATTCCAGGGCTTTGAACTGCGACTAAAATGGTCTcaatcgcgaccataaatattaatttgcgagtaatataattaGTTCACTCGCCAGTGGCGACAGGTGATACTACGACATTATTGTTTATGGGTGAGGATTTTTTGTAATTGGAAAAAAtatccaccattttcttttgagtttgtatgttAAAAGTTAATCGATAATCTGTAGCTCCACTCACTTCTTCGTCTCTGCCCACCATCAAATGCGGGAATCAGATCAcgtgactcgcaaagcagcggagcgGAGCTGAAACTTTGGCAAAAATATCGCATTttttcacacagtctacatctctgtcggaccCTAAGAGGCAATCATTCTTTATTACAGTACAtgattttaaattaattttaatgggatcaaaagtcatTCGTATACATACTAGGaaactgcggtaaagttggtttcacggaTTTCatgttcgcatattcggaataCTTTCTTCAATTACTTTAAGACGGtattagcaaaagtgccaaaatatgcaaattcttataTCTGGAAACTAAGACAGAcacctacaactttgtttacggcaggaatagacgtattttaaatTGTAGACATATTATTTTACATGTACTACTGTCACggctgcaacgtctaaggcaccgtctgcaaattaccttaacacggacgcaagtggcggtcgcaaaggccccagagcactgcgcacccTGTtatttatttcaatagcttttaaacggtccatcataagaccaccaaacacgTTGTATtgcattaagtgcatcctaaacaacaatcTACAACTCAGagatgggtatttataccttgcaccaattttgTGGTGTTTCAGTTTTTCGTCCATGTTAAGGTACCACTGTAGcagtcacggacgtaatttgggggggggggggggggggacatgtccccccactttttcaaaagccggttttggtcccccccagtttttacggttaaaaccaaatatttaaatagcgacgaatccatgtcccccccacttttgaaatcaaaattacgtccatggtagCAGTGACAGTAGTAGGCTACATCTAAAATAACatatctacaatttaaaataTATCTATTCCTGaggtaaacaaagttgtaggtgtttgttttggtcatattttggcacttttgctgaTACTGTCAAAGTTATTGAAGAAACATTTCCAAATGTGCGACTGTGAAACCAACGTAAAACTTTACCgcagttacaaggaagagaaagacatcaggCATTTTGGACGAGAGAGATCCTAATAACAGATGACCTAATGTGAAAGCTGCAATgcttattagtttgtatattattatgatgcctagaaaaagttattgaCATTTGATATTAATTATTGACGTTATTGACATTGATATCAGTTATTGACGTTATTGAAGTTATTGACATTGATATTAGTTATTGATGTTATTGAAGTTATTGACATTTGATATTAATTATTGAcgttattgaaattattgacATTGATATCAGTTATTGACGTCATTGAAGTTATTGACATTGATATCAGTTATTGATGTTATTGAAGTTATTGACATTGATATTAGTTATTGACGTTATTGAAGTTATTGACATTGATATCAGTTATTGAAGTTATTGACATTGATATCAGTTATTGATGTTATTGAAGTTATTTACATTGATATCAGTTATTGACGTCATTGAAGTTATTGACATTGATATTAGTTATTGACATTATTGAAGTTATTGACATTGATATCAGTTATTGATGTTATTGAAGTTATTGACATTGATATTTCCCTTTTAGGAGCCACTAGCTCCTTGAGTAATGTTTTTGTCTGGTGCTCTGTATTCCAGAGACTGTTCTATGATAAAACACTTTGGTTAAATAATTCAAATCCAGCATTGATTTGGGTTTGTCTTATGCATCTTTTGCAAAtagttacattttatctcaatggcaagtattatttacatttacatttatggcatttggcagacgctcttatccagagcgacttacatttttatctcatttttatacaagtgagcaattgaggattaagggccttgctcaggggcacctcagtcatgtcctcaggtctgggaatcgaacccacgaccctctagtcacaagaccagttccctaaccaccaggccatgactgccctgtcaCAGTTAGGAATAGGGCTAGGGTGTGGATATATATATTTCTGATATAAGTTTAAGAGCACAATAACATCACTTTTTTGAAAGTGGGAAATCCAAGCAATTCTACACTAACACAATACCATAccttctacacactacacactaccataCTGCCACACTACCATACTACACTCTATCATACTACAACACTGAAACACTACCATACTACAAACGTCCATACTGCCACACTTCCACACAACCATGCTACACACTACCATACTACACACTTCCATACTATACACAACCATACTACCACACTACCACATTACGACACTATCACACCAACCACACTTCCACACCCTAGCCCTATTCCTAACTGTGACAGAGGGATCTTGCAAACAGTTTTGTGCATTCTACCTAGGGTTAGGCTTAAGCTACCATACAGTTCTAAGTTCTATATGGTTCTGTATGAGCAAAACACTCTTGGAAAGCTTAGAGGTGTACAGTATATGTAGTAAcagagttatatatatatatatatatatatatatatatatatatatatatatatatatatatatatatatatatatatatatatataaactcatGTCATGTTATATAGCCAGGCTGTCATGGATGCCCCTTTGGGGTTTTACTAGTGTTGAAGTCTATATAATAGGgctgtattcaactaaggatcttcatagtcgaatctgattcgtcagcttttccctttagtgggatcccgttctcattcaggacttttttcctcttcaaagtaaaaacctaaaacactcagataaatgaataaacacggtaggttggctttattcagcttttatttatttacttatttattttttatgaaacgttagagaacattaaccgtcagtgcgcattgcgcatatcgaactgtcaaacaggcactgtgcaaaatgtcaaaaatattttaaataaaatatgcctgcctgaaaatataaaaaaaattctacacaacaacaaaaaagtataAGGAAAgattcaagtaacggggtttaaaagtaaacaacatcaaaaaatgtttataggcctacttgccggaACGCACCGCAACGAGACGACATgaccaaaacaacaaaaagtttttttttcgtgttttaaatggtatgccatgttggttgttgtcgtgcgaaatgaaagacgttgatgacataacttgcactttactttgtttgattcatctttatctttttcaaaatacttttgaagttttttagtagccattataatctcggcaaaTGCTGCGTATTGTgttgcgtgttcagctccgctcgtttggattgtgcaacagcagggtgtgatttattaatgtgtagtaaggaagatgcctattgttaatgcgcaaacatcatttaaaaatatttattaacagaaattaggatgattttatttgacaaaaggctatatataacgaaaacaagacatttcatgtaacaactaatgcttagcagcatccttgggcaccgccatgcagttagaatggtacattcgactatgacgttcatagtcgactagggggtatattcgactatagtcgaatcagcaactattgcaggtcacccctactatATAAAGATTGATATAATGGCATAAGAGCATAAGAGCTTTGTTAAAGATCATTGAGCTATGTTAAATATCAGTGAGTTATGTTAAATATCAGTGAGTTATTTTAAAGATCTGTTAGCTATGTTAAAGATCAGTGAGTTATGTTAAATATCAGTGAGCCTCTGTCTCATTCTTTTGTTAAACTATATATATCCAGTTCCTTTAAGGATCCTGCATGTTTCTCTAGTGTGTGCTGTTTCCGTTCATTATAAGTCGTGGTTAAACTCTGACATCCTTCTTCCTCTGCACCCACATTCCTCCCCACTTAAAGTCATTTGACCCTGAAAATCAATAGCACATTAGTTCAATAAAGTTCACAAGAGGCCTCCTTGAGAAATACACAAGGGAAGATTTATAGTATGGATGAGACGGAACCAGTATATTACAATATACTCTATGCTGAAAATGTTTAAAACCCTTACCATATATTTTCAAAATAACATTTGAAAAGTTGCTTAATACACCTTAACACACCCTCGTAGTTATGACATCCTTGACAGTAACTACAGCTCATTACCTAATGAACATGTGTTACATAATGAACGAGTGTTATCTAATTAATATTCTACCTAATGAACATGTTACCTAATTAACATTTTCAGCATTTGGTAGACACTTTTGTCAAGTGCAACTTGCAGTGTGTATTCACTGGGAACCATTCCCTTTGGCCTTCACAtgaatgtatttgaatttaaaaTCACATAGGCTGggaattcaaattttacaaaTGCCCAGAACTGATGGAATTCCCTGGGAATGAGATAATCATCACTGACCAGTGACCTCTGTCTGGCTCTGTCATTGTCTGGGTCAGACTGAGTAAGCGTGAATCAGCTGTATGCCAGCTAGTCGTGCCGTTGCAAGTGGAACCCGTTGCACATGCTGTTGCCATTAAACCACAAACTATGTAATCATGATTAAAAGACAATCATTAAAATACaatcattaaatatttagaGTATGACTCATTGACACAGAGTGACACAGGGTGTGTAAGTCACAGTGTTCATACACTTGACTCAAATGACAACATTTTCTctcatatatacactatattgccaaaagtattcgcttcCTTGACTCAGTTGTATTAGCTTAagggtccaccctttgcagctagaacagcttcaactcttatGGGAAGGCTGCCCACAAAGTGtgcattaatgtgtgtgtgtttttgaccattcttccagaagtgcatttgtgaggtcacatagtgatgttggatgagaaggcctggctctcagtctctgctctaattcattccaaaggtgttctattgggttgtGGTCAGGACTCTATGCAGGCCAGCCaaattcatccacaccagactctgctgtccatgtctttatggaccttgctttgtgcactggtgcccagtcatgttggaagaggaaggggccagctccaaactgttcccacaaagttgggagcatggaattgtccaaaatgtcttggtatgctgctgaagcattcagagttcctttcactggaactaaggggccaagcccaggttggatgcagctgctcaaccatggaaatctattccatgaagctctctatGCTCTCTGTAAATTTTATACACCAGTGGCCATGGGGAAGTGATTTGATAATttggatttatatatataccctTTCAGTGCCTCTCTAGGGACATGTAGGTTTTTGAAATAATGACATTGTTTTGGACATGATTTGCCATTCAGGTTTTATTTACAGCATCTGCACTATTTGCATGGCCAATATTGTGTGTGACTTATGgcataaaatgacaaaatggtTCACTGAGTTCATTAACATTTCCAGCTTATTGTTAAGCTGATGAAAAGAGGCCAGTGGCTGTTCAGCATGACATCCTCTTCCCACCCTCAGAGACTGTGGAGGTTTAAGAGCGATGTAAGCTACTTCCTAGTTCTGAGTTTCTGGCACTTGTGGGCTTCTGCAGTTTATTTAGAACTGTATGAAAACA
The Brachyhypopomus gauderio isolate BG-103 unplaced genomic scaffold, BGAUD_0.2 sc60, whole genome shotgun sequence DNA segment above includes these coding regions:
- the thbd gene encoding thrombomodulin, with amino-acid sequence MKNFIGVVMAFALVRVLGGKPTNGYCVGAKCFTVYTETVDFNSAQKSCQQKGGYLMTVRSTVADDVLSDLLTGVQGHFWIGLRHTGENCADTSLDLKGYAWITGDKITNFTNWKSAEKVCSQRCVSQSKDDLKWTERHCNDAIQGYLCEHNNTVKCERFKSGSPVLYKTPLGFSREDLTEVPNSTYATRQDLGTKLICVGGKWYEAPWICDMYNGGCDHSCITKNNVNMCTCPPGFRLQSNAISCYKVPDDPCQKAGCSHKCSVIGDDHECHCNSGFKLSEDRKTCKDINECADDRLCPEEHSYCVNTDGGFECECRDGFKKGKDTCEDYDECVSAPCEHDCVNTEGSYYCICGEGYKVSPENRDKCSLHCQDWECPAVSCDPNNPFQCDCPRGFILEERATKYFCIDIDECEMFYCDQNCNNTPGGYICSCTEGFKLVENTQCVQKDTVDGSSTLTTFDTFSPTTRSPTEGPSFISAGSLLGITACIIVVIVLMVCLIHRIMKHCGKIDSYKLRSEDMHSLQQVTSETYSKQFVSNKTSKI